The following nucleotide sequence is from Oncorhynchus kisutch isolate 150728-3 linkage group LG29, Okis_V2, whole genome shotgun sequence.
TTTAgctacacacacactaaacaatcTACAAAGGCATGCCGTAATGAGATGGgcagaaaaacagccctaaaTTATATGCTTAGCCTAGTCCATTGATTTGCATACACACATATTGTGTTGAATTATACTAAATGACAAATCTTGAATAGAGAAATTAATTAATGAGTGTTACATTATCGGTGTAAAAAGAGCTCTGCTGATGTTCACTTGATGTATAATAGAAGTACTCAGTTGGGCATCATCTCTCACCTTTTTGCCAGTGGAGCCTGTCTTGGTCAGGCAGGAGCGTCCCAGGGACTGGTACCCACCGATGACCTCGATATCCTCCACGGCAGGGTAGCGCTTCTTCAGCAGGGAGCCCAACTGGGAGTAAGGGGCCTGTGGTGGCGTGGAGGGCGCCTGGGCCCCTCCAGAGGGCTCCTGGGGCTCTGGAGAGCCAGGCTGAGGCTCTGACTTACGTTTAGGCACCACAGTGAAGGTATTCCCCTTCCGCCTCTGCACCACTGGAGTGGGGCTGGGGGCAACGGGCTGCGAGGGGTCCACGTCTATGTCATCTATGTTGGTGACAGGTAGCTGGTCAGCAGGGGCTTCCTCTGGAGGTGGTGACTGGACAGAGGGGACTGGGAAGGGTGCTGGAGGGGAGGGGGTCGCAGTGATGGTGGATGGGTCTGGTTTGGTTAGCCCGGCTGCCCTCACCTCATCCCGTTCCTCCGCTTTACTCTTGGAGATTGCTGGGTTGGGTGGAGGGGTGACAGGGGTTGGCACTCCTAGAGTGGGCATCTCTGCCACTCTCTGGGAGGGAGGAGACTTAATCGGGCTGGAGGGGGCCGTGCTGCCCGGGGAGGTGGCGGCTCTGTGGCGTTTGGGGAAGACTGTGAAGGAGTTGCGGGACTGGAGACGCAGGTTGGCAAGGGCACGGGCCTGGATGTCCCCGGCAGGCAGCAGGGAGAGGTCAGGGCGGGGTGAGGGGCAGATCTCGAATCCAGGCGAGGGGGGAGACATCGGGGGCATGGTGGGACTGGCAGGGGACTCGACACGGCTGGTATCCGGAGAGAATGGCACCTTGGGTTTGGAGGGCACCTCTGtgctctcccagtctctctctcggaAAGGCTTGGTCTGGGACCCCTCTGCCTCCTCTATGGGGTTGACCACCACACTGCGGCCCCCACTCACCTCAAAATGCTGGCGGTAGGAAGACACTGACTGAGCGGGTCCAGCAGAGCAAGTGGTGCTGTCAGGCTCACAGAGAGGGGGCTGTGGCTTTGGTTTGGAAGACTGGGAGCTGAGGAAGACTGAGGATGACAACTGTGCGTTACCTAGGGTGCGGACTGGTGAGCTAGGCTGGGCTTGTGACTTGTATTTTGGCACCAGATCTGGCTGTGGCTTGGGTCGTTGTCTTGGCCTGCTTGAACTGGTTTCCAAGTCCAGGAGGTTCTCTGTGCTGCGAGACTTGGGTTGCAATTTTCCATAGTTGCTGTCGAATTTCTGCAGCATGCGGCTCACCCTGCCGTGACCCTCTCCTGTCTCGAATGCGGCCTCGTGACCAGGACGACCCAACGTGCTCAAATTCTCCTCGCTCCGGCTTAGTGCGGTGTCATAAATGACCACCTCCTTTGCCCGTATCTCGGTAACCCCACTGCCTCTCCGGTCCAAGAGGTCGTTGAGGGAGCTGTAACTGCTCCCATTCTGCTGCAGATAAGACTCGCTTTTTATTCCACTGGCCTCCGGAAAGTAATCCGGATCGGATTCTATGATAATGATATTCTCAGCGCGTATAGTCCGAATTCCAGGAACACTGCCATACAATTCCAGTATGTGCTGAACTGGACGAGTGGCGTTCTCCCTGTCCTGTTGTTTCTTTCGCTCCTTCTCCAGTTTGATGAAGGGGTTCTCCTGCAATGGGCCTAGACTGTCCTGCAGAACCAGGCTTTCCTGTCCCTCGCCATCGCTTACCGTTTTCTCCGAGTCATAAGGGTCGGTGGCAGTCCAGGGGTCTTTGTTTGTTTTCACCGGCGAGAGCTCTGGGGACGTGGGGGCGCTGCCACGCTTGCCTGCAAAATGCTGGCTCGCTGGAGTGATGGTGTAGTTCCGAACTGAATTAGCACTGGTTCCATTGTCTGTTTTTGAGGCGCTGCTGTTTCCCGTTACTTCGCCATTAACCCGCGATAAGATCGCGCTTGGGCAAGGCTCAGTTGCACCTGCTCCAGACGCGCCGCCCTTTGCTTTCCTCCGCTCGAGAATCTCTCGTTTCCAGGCCGGCATCCTCGGGCTCTCCTGCCCAGCCTCCTGGCGGAGCACACGGACTTCTCCTCCAACAGACATTTTGGGGAGAAATTGAATATCTCCGGGGTTTGGGAGATGGTGTTCCCGGACTGGGACGGAAAGCTGTATCCTCTGTCTGTCGCTGTACCTGCAGCGCCGATTATAGTATACACATATACATCCCCACGGTCTTTTTCAGTCTTTCTAcgttcttctccctccctccgcga
It contains:
- the LOC109874147 gene encoding taperin-like, with translation MSVGGEVRVLRQEAGQESPRMPAWKREILERRKAKGGASGAGATEPCPSAILSRVNGEVTGNSSASKTDNGTSANSVRNYTITPASQHFAGKRGSAPTSPELSPVKTNKDPWTATDPYDSEKTVSDGEGQESLVLQDSLGPLQENPFIKLEKERKKQQDRENATRPVQHILELYGSVPGIRTIRAENIIIIESDPDYFPEASGIKSESYLQQNGSSYSSLNDLLDRRGSGVTEIRAKEVVIYDTALSRSEENLSTLGRPGHEAAFETGEGHGRVSRMLQKFDSNYGKLQPKSRSTENLLDLETSSSRPRQRPKPQPDLVPKYKSQAQPSSPVRTLGNAQLSSSVFLSSQSSKPKPQPPLCEPDSTTCSAGPAQSVSSYRQHFEVSGGRSVVVNPIEEAEGSQTKPFRERDWESTEVPSKPKVPFSPDTSRVESPASPTMPPMSPPSPGFEICPSPRPDLSLLPAGDIQARALANLRLQSRNSFTVFPKRHRAATSPGSTAPSSPIKSPPSQRVAEMPTLGVPTPVTPPPNPAISKSKAEERDEVRAAGLTKPDPSTITATPSPPAPFPVPSVQSPPPEEAPADQLPVTNIDDIDVDPSQPVAPSPTPVVQRRKGNTFTVVPKRKSEPQPGSPEPQEPSGGAQAPSTPPQAPYSQLGSLLKKRYPAVEDIEVIGGYQSLGRSCLTKTGSTGKKLNISFNESSIQSTYEYPSESSVWDSEEEDEEDVKGEEEDKPSMVGRIHIPRPSFTSSPSHTSNSTDLSSYIPRHTVDFNTWQEHKLDDPVYQGATNSQHAQMLEEVMLTPADSSSLSDFNSEPALYF